In Pseudomonas putida, a genomic segment contains:
- a CDS encoding F0F1 ATP synthase subunit B — MNINATLIGQSVAFLIFVLFCMKYVWPPVITALQERQKKIADGLDAANRAARDLELAQEKVGQQLREAKAQAAEIIEQSKKRAAQLVEEARDQARVEADRVKAQALAEIEQELNSAKDALRAQVGALAVDGAEKILGATIDQNAHAELVNKLAAEI; from the coding sequence GTGAACATTAATGCAACCCTGATTGGCCAATCCGTTGCTTTCCTGATTTTTGTACTCTTCTGCATGAAGTACGTATGGCCTCCGGTCATCACTGCCCTGCAAGAGCGTCAAAAGAAGATTGCCGACGGCTTGGACGCTGCCAACCGCGCAGCTCGCGACCTGGAGCTGGCCCAAGAGAAAGTGGGTCAGCAACTGCGTGAAGCTAAAGCACAGGCAGCCGAAATCATTGAGCAAAGCAAGAAACGCGCTGCTCAGCTTGTCGAGGAAGCCCGTGATCAGGCCCGCGTCGAAGCTGACCGTGTGAAGGCTCAGGCTCTGGCCGAGATCGAACAGGAACTGAACAGCGCTAAAGACGCCCTGCGTGCTCAAGTGGGTGCTCTGGCCGTTGACGGTGCTGAAAAGATCCTTGGCGCCACAATCGATCAAAACGCGCATGCGGAGCTGGTTAACAAACTGGCCGCTGAAATTTAA
- the atpE gene encoding F0F1 ATP synthase subunit C produces METVVGLTAIAVALLIGLGALGTAIGFGLLGGKFLEGAARQPEMVPMLQVKMFIVAGLLDAVTMIGVGIALFFTFANPFVGQIAG; encoded by the coding sequence ATGGAAACTGTAGTTGGTCTGACCGCTATCGCTGTTGCTCTGCTGATCGGCCTGGGTGCTCTGGGTACCGCCATTGGTTTCGGCCTGCTGGGCGGCAAGTTCCTGGAAGGCGCTGCTCGTCAGCCTGAGATGGTTCCGATGCTGCAGGTCAAAATGTTCATCGTTGCCGGTCTGCTCGACGCCGTAACCATGATCGGTGTTGGTATCGCTCTGTTCTTCACCTTCGCGAACCCCTTCGTTGGTCAGATCGCCGGCTAA